A region of Piscinibacter gummiphilus DNA encodes the following proteins:
- a CDS encoding NUDIX hydrolase: MFQLRSIKHCKACGSPTEYRVPPDDSLERATCTVCGTIHYENPLNVVGTLPVWGDRVLLCKRNIEPRFGLWTLPAGFMELQETTEQGAVRETVEEAGARVELQGLYTLLNVVHVGQVHFFYRARLLDTDFAPGPETIEARLFSEEEVPWDELAFRTVRETLKHFFADRKRGQYELLCADIR; this comes from the coding sequence ATGTTCCAGTTGCGCAGCATCAAGCATTGCAAGGCCTGCGGGTCGCCCACGGAGTACCGCGTTCCGCCGGACGACTCGCTGGAGCGCGCCACCTGCACCGTGTGCGGCACCATCCACTACGAAAACCCGCTCAACGTGGTGGGCACCCTGCCCGTCTGGGGCGACCGGGTGCTGCTGTGCAAGCGCAACATCGAACCCCGCTTCGGCCTGTGGACGCTGCCGGCCGGCTTCATGGAACTGCAGGAAACGACCGAACAGGGCGCCGTGCGCGAGACGGTCGAGGAAGCCGGCGCGCGGGTGGAACTGCAGGGGCTCTACACGCTGCTGAACGTGGTGCACGTGGGCCAGGTTCACTTCTTCTACCGCGCCCGCCTGCTCGACACCGATTTCGCCCCGGGCCCCGAGACCATCGAGGCCCGCCTGTTCTCGGAAGAGGAAGTGCCCTGGGACGAACTGGCGTTCCGCACGGTGCGCGAGACGCTCAAGCACTTTTTCGCCGACCGGAAACGGGGTCAATACGAATTGCTTTGTGCCGATATCCGTTGA
- a CDS encoding fumarylacetoacetate hydrolase family protein, which yields MSHVLTPPPLATVPVAGTDPQATFPVRRIYCVGRNYVDHQIEMGGSGREEPFFFMKPADAVLPVREGETGTMHYPGLTKDLHHEVELVVAIGKGGRDIAPEQALDHVWGYAVGLDMTRRDLQGEAKKLGRPWCTGKGFDESAPISPIRAASECYLSAATTIALDVNNAKRQHSVIGKLIWSVPEIIAKVSQAWDLAPGDLIFTGTPEGVAKVVPGDVLAARIDGVGSLRVQLVER from the coding sequence ATGAGCCATGTGCTGACCCCGCCCCCCCTCGCCACCGTCCCGGTCGCGGGCACCGATCCCCAAGCCACGTTCCCCGTCCGCCGCATCTACTGTGTGGGCCGCAACTACGTCGACCACCAGATCGAGATGGGCGGCAGCGGCCGCGAGGAGCCGTTCTTTTTCATGAAGCCGGCCGACGCCGTGCTGCCGGTGCGCGAAGGCGAGACCGGCACCATGCACTACCCCGGCCTCACGAAGGACCTGCACCACGAGGTGGAGCTGGTCGTGGCCATCGGCAAGGGCGGCCGCGACATCGCCCCCGAGCAGGCCCTCGACCACGTCTGGGGCTACGCCGTGGGCCTCGACATGACCCGCCGCGACCTGCAGGGCGAGGCCAAGAAGCTGGGCCGCCCCTGGTGCACCGGCAAGGGCTTCGACGAGTCCGCGCCCATCAGCCCGATCCGCGCGGCGTCCGAGTGCTACCTGAGCGCGGCCACCACCATCGCGCTCGACGTCAACAACGCCAAGCGCCAGCACAGCGTGATCGGCAAGCTCATCTGGAGCGTGCCCGAGATCATCGCGAAGGTGTCGCAGGCCTGGGACCTGGCCCCGGGCGACCTGATCTTCACGGGCACGCCCGAAGGCGTGGCCAAGGTCGTGCCGGGCGACGTGCTCGCCGCGCGCATCGACGGCGTGGGGAGCCTGCGCGTCCAGCTGGTCGAACGCTGA
- the maiA gene encoding maleylacetoacetate isomerase — protein sequence MQLYSYFRSSASFRVRIALELKGLAYDYLPVHLLKNEQLQAPFADLNPTHLIPLLKDGDLTVAQSLAIVEYLDETHPEPPLLPADPAGRARVRGLALDVACEIHPLNNLRVLRYLVKTLGVDDEAKNAWYRHWVEDGLAAVEAQLAGSPATGRFCHGDTPTLADIVLVPQIFNARRMDCRLDHVPTVKRIADHCMTLDAFAKAQPSACPDAQA from the coding sequence GTGCAGCTCTACAGCTACTTCCGTTCGTCGGCATCGTTCCGGGTGCGCATCGCGCTCGAGCTCAAGGGGCTCGCGTACGACTACCTCCCGGTGCACCTGCTGAAGAACGAGCAGCTGCAGGCGCCGTTCGCCGACCTGAACCCCACGCACCTGATCCCGCTGCTGAAGGATGGCGACCTGACGGTCGCCCAGTCCCTGGCCATCGTCGAGTACCTCGACGAGACCCACCCCGAGCCGCCGCTGCTGCCGGCCGACCCGGCGGGGCGGGCCCGGGTGCGGGGCCTGGCGCTCGACGTGGCCTGCGAGATCCACCCGCTCAACAACCTGCGCGTGCTGCGGTACCTCGTCAAGACCCTCGGGGTCGACGACGAGGCCAAGAACGCGTGGTACCGCCACTGGGTGGAGGACGGCCTCGCGGCCGTCGAGGCCCAGCTGGCCGGCAGCCCGGCCACCGGCCGCTTCTGCCACGGCGACACGCCCACGCTGGCCGACATCGTGCTCGTGCCCCAGATCTTCAACGCCCGCCGGATGGATTGCCGGCTCGACCACGTGCCCACCGTGAAACGCATCGCCGACCACTGCATGACCCTCGACGCCTTCGCGAAGGCCCAGCCGTCCGCGTGCCCGGACGCGCAGGCATGA
- the pgeF gene encoding peptidoglycan editing factor PgeF has product MNPDWLQPDWTAPGAKGLMSTRAGGQSTAPFDRLNLGTAVGDDPAVVARNRAIFRAATGGAAPVFLKQVHGTRVLRLGASHAASNATVEEADASVTTEPGLACTVLVADCLPVLFAAPEGRAVGAAHAGWRGLCGGVLEATLREVCAAAVCGPDEVSVWLGACIGPRRFEVGPDVLEAFGAAGDTAVAACFAPLRPGKWLADLPRLARGRLAAAGVTAISGGTWCTVEDTSRFFSFRRDGVTGRMAAAAWIDR; this is encoded by the coding sequence ATGAACCCCGACTGGCTGCAGCCCGACTGGACGGCCCCGGGCGCGAAGGGCCTGATGAGCACCCGCGCGGGCGGGCAGAGCACGGCCCCGTTCGACCGCCTGAACCTCGGCACGGCCGTGGGGGACGACCCCGCGGTCGTCGCGCGCAACCGCGCCATCTTCCGTGCCGCCACCGGCGGCGCCGCGCCCGTGTTCCTGAAACAGGTGCACGGGACACGCGTGCTGCGCCTCGGGGCATCGCACGCCGCCTCCAACGCCACGGTGGAGGAGGCCGACGCCAGCGTCACCACCGAACCGGGCCTCGCGTGCACGGTGCTCGTGGCCGACTGCCTGCCGGTGCTGTTCGCCGCGCCGGAAGGCCGGGCCGTGGGCGCGGCCCATGCCGGGTGGCGCGGGCTGTGCGGCGGCGTGCTCGAGGCGACGCTGCGCGAGGTGTGCGCCGCGGCGGTCTGCGGGCCCGATGAAGTGTCGGTGTGGCTGGGCGCCTGCATCGGTCCGCGCCGCTTCGAGGTGGGCCCCGACGTGCTCGAGGCCTTCGGGGCCGCCGGCGACACGGCCGTGGCCGCATGCTTTGCGCCGCTGCGTCCGGGCAAGTGGCTGGCCGACCTGCCGCGCCTCGCGCGCGGGCGGCTCGCGGCCGCCGGTGTCACCGCCATCAGCGGCGGCACCTGGTGCACCGTCGAGGACACCTCACGGTTCTTTTCGTTCCGCCGCGACGGCGTCACCGGCCGCATGGCCGCGGCGGCCTGGATCGACCGCTGA